The Trichocoleus sp. FACHB-46 genomic interval CGACGTAACTCAGCATTCTCGGTGTTGAGGATATCTTGCCCTGTCATCAACTGCGGCTCAAAGGCAATGCGATCGCTCACTTGCACGCCACGCCAGCGTAATACAAAACCATGTCCTTGAGGTAAGCGAGTGATGCCACTTCCCGCCAACTCAATCCAATGGGTCACATGCAGCCCTAAAGGGAGCGTTGTGAGGTTGACACAATCACTAACATCCAAGCTCTCACAAGTTAAATTCTCAGGCAGTGAGTAGAGGCTGAGTTCTCCACGCAAATCTAGAGGTCCCAGAACCTTGAGGCCATCCCCAGCTCGATGCTCCAGAATCAGCTTACGAGCGCGATCGCTCGATACCGGTTCATTGGGCCTGAGGCTTGGCTTGGCTGATTTTCTCGGCACCCGCCCGTTTGATAGCAGATAGCGCATTAGTCCATGACCTCTATATAAGCATCAGGTCGGTATTCCCGCTGTCTCCAAACTCGATAAAGCCCTTGGGGTAAT includes:
- a CDS encoding DUF6745 domain-containing protein, whose translation is MRYLLSNGRVPRKSAKPSLRPNEPVSSDRARKLILEHRAGDGLKVLGPLDLRGELSLYSLPENLTCESLDVSDCVNLTTLPLGLHVTHWIELAGSGITRLPQGHGFVLRWRGVQVSDRIAFEPQLMTGQDILNTENAELRRVLIERLGYERFLQQVGGVIRDADTDKGGDRQLICVAFEDDEPLMVLRVTCPSTGHIHILRVPPDMRSCHQAAAWIAGFDNPDDYQPLIEA